The sequence GCGCTCCTGCCGACGACCCTGAACAAGTTCCGCAGTTGAATCGCGCCGATGGCAAGGGTATCTACTTCGAGCTATCCGAGCGCGGACAACTGGTGGCGGCTTCGCAGGTATCGGACGGCATGCTGCTCGTGCTGGCCTATCTCACGGTCCTTTATTTGCCACAGCCACCCCGAGTGGTGCTGGTGGAAGAACCGGAAAACGGCATCCACCCCAAGCGCCTGCAGGACGTGCTTTCGATCTTGCGCGACTTGGTGAAGGAGCAGGCGCAATCGCAAGTGATTTTGACCACGCACTCGCCCTATGTCGTCGATCTATTTCAGCCCGACGAGGTTACACTTTGCCAGAAGTCGGCCGACGGCTCGGTTGCCGTACGCCGGCTTTCCGAAAGTCAGGCAGTCCGCGAGCAACTCGATGTCTTCACGCTTGGAGAAATCTGGACCGCCGAGGGCGATGAAGGGCTTGCCCGGCAGGCAGCAGACGTTACGGACGCCGTGCCATGAAGGTATTACTCGTATCCGAGGGAAAGCACGAGTTGAGCGGTTCCTTGGAAACGCTTGTCCGCCGACTCTCATCGCTCAAGCTGGAGGTGGATCACGACCGAGTAAGCCGGGGCGACATCCACGCGCACCACGGAAAGGGGCAAGGGTTCTTCAAACGTGCCCTTCGTTGGATGCTCGAAGCGCGCAAGCGCGGTTACGAAGCTCTCGTCCTCGTCGTCGATGAGGACGGACAGGCCGAGCGGGTGAAAGAGATGACGGCGGCTCAGGAGTCGTCGCTGATTGCCTTCCGCCGGGCACTTGGCATCGCCGTCCGGACCTTTGATGCCTGGATGCTGGCGGACGAGAAGGCTTTATCGTCTATTCTAGGAGGCGAAATCGAGCGACAACCGTCGCCGGAAGGAATTCACAATCCGAAGCAAGTGTGTATGAAGCTCCGCGATGAATGCAAAGCCGACCTTGCGCAGAGCGAGATGTACGCCAAGTTGGCCGAAGCCATCGAGCTGCCAATCCTTGAGCAGCGATGTGCAAGAGGATTCGCGCCCTTCGCTCATCGCGTAAAAACCCTGTGAGTTATCCCGAACGACTGTAAACCGCATGAAACCTCATCTGCACCTGGTCGTTTCTCTCACGCTGGCCGTCGCCTGTGTGGCGATAGCGGCAGGTGCCGAACCGGCCTCCGACAAACCGCCCGTCATCGTGACCGAACGGGCATGGCAGATCCACCGAGACTCCCCGGTGTTCGACGGCCACAACGACCTGCCGTGGAGATTGCGAGACGAGTTCGGCGGCTCGCTGGACAAGTGCGATCTTTCTCAGCCGCAGCCCCGCTTGCAGACCGACATTCCGCGCCTGCGACGAGGCGGCGTCGGGGCGCAGTTCTGGTCGGTCTATGTGCCGGCCGAGACGAGCCAGTCGGGCACCGCCCTGCGCGATACCCTGGAGCAGATCGACCTGGTCTACCAGATCGTCGCCCGCTATCCCGAAACGTTCGAGCTGGCACTGACCGCCGACGACGTCGAGCGAATTCACCGGCAGGGAAAAATCGCCTCGTTGATCGGCGTCGAAGGCGGGCATTCAATCCAAGAATCGTTGGGCGCGTTGCGGCAGCTCTACAAGCTCGGCGCACGCTACATGACGCTCACCCACAGCGACACGCTGTCGTGGGCCGATTCGGCCACCGACGACGCCAAACACGGCGGACTGACGCCCTTCGGCGAAGAAGTGGTGCGCGAGATGAACCGCCTGGGGATGCTGGTCGACATCTCGCACGTTTCGGCCGATACGATGCGCGACGCGCTGCGGGTGTCGCGGGCGCCGATCATCGCCTCGCATTCGTCGGCCTATGCCATCGCGCCGCATCGCCGCAACGTGCCCGACGACGTGCTCGTCGGCCTGCGCGACAACGGCGGCGTGGTGATGGTCAACTTTTTCTCGGGCTTTGTCGTGCCCGAAGCCGCTCGTCGCAGGGCCGACTTTCTGGAAGTCCGCCGCGAACTGAAGGCCCGGTTTCCCGACAAGGCCGACTACGAAGCCGCCGTCGAACGCTGGGACAACGCCCATCCGATCTCGCCCGGAACGGTGCGGACGGTGGTGGACCATATCGAGCACATCGCGAAGGTGGCGGGCATCGACCACGTCGGCCTCGGTTCCGACTACGACGGCGTCTCGATGGTGCCCAAGCAACTCGAAAACGTTTCCTGCTATCCCTATCTCACGCAGGAGTTATTGGACCGCGGCTATGACGAAGCGGCGATCAGGAAGATTTTGGGCGGCAACATGCTTCGCGTCCTTCGCCGGGCGGAAGAAGTCGCCCGCCAACCGGCAGGCTGACGATTGCTACACCGAACGTACGGTGGGACCAGCGAGCTTGCGAGCGCTGGCCCACCGTTAGCGACGTCGATAGCGGTGGGCCGGCGCTCGCAAGCTCGCTGGTCCCACCTTACGAGGGTCAAACGCCAAACGCCGTTTGACCGACGAGATGCTCCAACCGCGCCAGATTCGCATCGAGCCGCTCGCAGATCGCGGCCCGGTTTTCAAACTCGCGGCCCTCCAGGTAAATCCATTCCAGCCAACTCATGCCCGAAAGCAACACGTTCGAGCGGTCGAACGCCGTGACCAGCAGCGCCTCGCCCGACGAAAGCGGACGGACCGAGTCGTAGGCGTTGAGGGCTTCGAGCCAGGCCGCGCTGTCGTCGCCGCACAGACTGCCCAGCAGCCGGGCGACGTCGGTGGCCACCGAGTCGACGCGCAGGGCCCCAAAGTCGATCAGCCCGCTCACCTCGTCGCCGACAAAGAGCACATGGTCGTGCCAGATGTCGCGGATGCATGGTTCCAGCGAAGCCTGGATGGGGAGGGCCTGCCGCAACACGTCGGCCACCGCTTCGGCGGCACGGGCAAAAAGCGGCACGAGCCTTCGGGCACGCTCGGCCATCTCCGGCCAGTCGCCCGCGGTAATGGCGGCCGAAACCTGTACCAGCCTGGCGTCATTCCAGACTTCCAGACGCTTCAGCCGGCTCCGCAGGCCCGGGGCCGTGCCCGGACCACGATGCGGCAACGGAAAGCTGGCGGCCGCCTGATGAAAACCGGCCAAGGCGGTGGCGGCGGCGCGCAGCCGGGCCAACGACGGCGAGCGGTGATAGTCGGCCTCACCCGGCAGCCAGGGAGTCAGCTCCCAGAGGTGCCCGGCCTCGCAAACGTATCCCGCGAGGGTGCGGGTTTCCAGCGGCAGCGGCACAAGGCCAAAGCCTTCCTGATGGACGTGCCACAGCACCGCCTGGATGAACTCAAGCTGCTGCCGGTCGGGGTGTTCGCGCGGCCAGCGACGCAGGCACAAGACGCCGGCCTGGGCAGAGACGCGCCAGAAGCGTGCCCCGCTGAAGCCCCCGGCCGAAGCCAGCGGCTCGATGCGCAGCGGCTGGCAATCGGCCCCATAGGCCGCAAGCACTCGCCGGCAGGCATGTTCGTCGGCCATACTCCTCACGTTCCTGAAAACCATCGCCGCGGCCGATCGCGCCACGAAATTACACCGCTACTTAGGATACTTTCGGCAGGTCGATGCCGCGGGCAGCGGCGAGCGCCGCGCCGCTCGGCAATTCAGCCGTAAACCGCCCCGCCTCCGATCTTTACCGGCTGCAACGCGGGTAGTCTAGGGCGTCTTTATACTTCACGCGGCCGAAAATGAGGGATTTTTCCGCGAGCAAAAGCGGTGGCTGGGGCAGAGCTTGGCCAGATAGCGGCTGGCGCCCATCAACGGCGTGGCGGCCAAGCGATGCCCCGGTTGGACGCACCGGGGCATCGTCTGGCCGCCGAGATGAACGCAGTGCCAGCCTTCACGTGGCCAGACTCTGCCCCAGCCACCCCCAATGTCTCATTCTCGGCCGCGTGAAGTAGAACCACCGCGACTTTGCCGGCCTTGCCTGGGCAATCGCGAGCGTGCGGGTGGTGGAGGATGGCCTTCCTAGACTGTCCAGGCTCGTTTTGAGGGCCAGGAACCAGCGGCTTGCTGGAGCGATTGGACATCGGAGTTTCACTCCCCGAAGCGCCGCAGGCGGTAGAGCATCAGGCCGTGGACGGCGTGATAGAGCCCGCCGCACTCGACCGGCAGGTCGGCCGTCTCTTCCAACAGGCCGCAGAGATAGGTCGCGGCACGCGTCACCCAGGGCTGACGCAATTCGTCGCCCGTCGCCGCCAGGCAGACGAACTCCAGCACGTGACCGGTGGTGTTGAGCCGCAGGCCGATGTCGGCCGAGCTGCTGGACCGCTGGAAATAGTTGGTCGAAAAACCGCCGTCGGGCTGCTGATATTCACGCGCGTCGGCCAGGGCCTGCTTGACCTTCTCGTCGGCCACCTGCCAGATGCCCGCCAGCTTGCCGCCTTCGACGAGATGGCGGTTCAGAGTCGAGGCGATGCCGTACATGCGGTGCGTGCCGCCGCAAGTGCTGCTGGCCAGGTCCTGCTTGCACTCCAGCTCGAGCAGCCGCTCGATCGACCACTCGCTGCCGTCGCGGGCCTGCCACTTCGAATCGAGCGGCAGGTACACGCTGAACGCCATCAGCGTCCAAGTGGCTTCCATGCCTTCGCGCACGTCCCATTGGGCTTGAGTGACCATGTCGTGGATGGTGAACTCCTGCCCGCGCACGTTGATCTTGGCGTCGAGCGGCACGTCGCACTGGGCGAAATAACCGAGCCACTGATCGTCGTGCCCCTCGCCGCTTTTGCTCCCCGGCTCCTCGACGTCCTTGAGTCCCTTCTCGCCCGGCACAAGCTGCCAGCCACGCATCTGCCCGCCGTCGAACAGCCACTCGATGCCCGGCACCAGCTTGCCGTTGTCGTTGAGTTGTAGCGAGTCACCGTAGGCCAGCATGCCGTGGATGATTTGCCAGGCGTTGTTCACCTGCGGACTCATGTGCCGCTTGCCTGTCAACTCGATCACGTTGTCGAGCCGGTCACGCAGCGTTTTATCGTCGGGCAGGCTGGGCAAAGCGGCCACTGCCGATGGCGTGGCATCGACGTCATTTAGGGCATGCGACGCCTGGCTGGTCGTGTCGGAGCACCCGGAGAGTGTCGGAAGCAAGAGCGCGATGGCCAGCGGCACGGCTGACGGTCGGCAGAGGGAAGTCGTAGAGGGCATGGGCGCGAAGATGTTTGAAAGCGTAACCGAAGAATCGGGGGGAACAGGTTTGGACCGCCGGGCGGATGTAGGGTGGGCCGGCGCTCGCAAGCTCGCTGGTCCCATCCTACGGAAGATACCACACGATTTGCCATCGCTCCAGCCGACTGGGCACTTTGGCTAATTCGGGTTAAGTGTGTAGGCGGAGACCGCCGATAAACGATCTGAGTCGCTACGGACAGGATTCGAGCATAATGAATGATCGGCGGCGATTGATGACGCTTTCGGTATCGGTTTTGACCATCGTGTCGTTGGGCGCGGTCGGCATCACCGCTTTATACCTTCTGCCGCTGGGCGATCGAGGCGTTGCCGCGCCGGTGGCAAAAAACCTCTGGCTGGCGCTGGGCAGCACCGCGGTTTTCGTCTTCGCCGGCGCCACGCTGCTGCTGCGAATCAGCCAGCCCTTGCTGCGGCGGTTGGAAGAAACCGAACGGCAGCTTCGGGCACTCGTGGTCACGCTCGAGGCCAAGGCCGGCGACCTGGCGCGGACCAACCAGGAACTCGACGACTTTACCTACGTCGCCTCGCACGACCTGAAAGAACCGTTGCGCGGCATCAGCGCCTACTGCGATATTTTGCTGGATGAATATCGCGACAAGCTCGACGACAACGGGCGACGAATGATGACGACGCTCGTCGATCTCTGCGGCCGGTTGAGCCACCTCATTGACGACCTGCTCGCCTTCTGCCGGGCAGGCCGAACGCCCGAAGCAACCGACCTCGATCTCGACGAAGTGCTCGACGAAGTGTTGGTGACCCTCGGGCCGGCCATCGACGCGCGCGGCGGCCGCGTGCGGCGGCTGAATCGTTTGCCGGTGGTCCACGGCGATGCGACGCTCTTGGGCATGGTGCTGCAAAACCTGATTTCCAACGGGCTGAAGTTCAACGACAGCGCTTCTCCGACCGTGGAAGTCGAGGTGCTGGATGGCCAGCGACCGACCATCGTGGTGCGCGACAACGGCATCGGCATCGAACCCCGCCATCACGAGGCGGTGTTCGCGATGTTCCGGCGACTCCACGCGCGAAACAAGTATGAAGGGACGGGCGCGGGACTGTCGATTGCCCGGAAGGTTGTCGAAAACCACGGTGGCCGGATGTGGCTGGAGTCGCAGCCGGGAGAAGGATCGGCGTTCTTCTTTACGCTGCCCGTGGCGGTAGGCGCAGAACAGAAAGCGGAAAAGGGGAATTGCAAATTGCAAATTGCAAATTGCGAATTGGCCATTTCGAGCGCTCAGAATCGAGAAGCGGAACTCGCTGCCGCTTACGTCTCAACGCCTATCGCCTAACGCCTTCAAATGCTCCAGCAAACCGCCAGCCCTGTGCGACCGCGTGCCATGTCGGCGCCGCCGATGACGGTGCTGGTGGCCGACGACAGCCGGCCCGACCGCGATTATTTGGCATGGCAACTGCGTCGGGCGCTGCGGCCCCAACCGACGATTCTGGAAGCCGAATCGTCGGCCGAAGCATTGAGCATTCTGGCCCGCCGGCCGGTCGACGTGGTGTTGGTCGATTATTTGTTGCCCGACATGAACGGCCTCGACTTGCTCAGCCGAATTGTCGAACGTGCCACGGGCACGGCCGTCGTGTTCATGTCGGGTCAAGGCAACGAACGCGTGGCGGCCGAAGCCATCAAACGCGGCGCGCACGATTATTTCGTCAAGCAAAGCCTGAACGGCGAGGAGTTGGGGCAGGCCCTTCGATTGGCCGTGAGCGACGGTCGAAACGACCGTGAAGAACGGGCCAGTTCGCAGCGTCTGCACCGGGCGCATCACGAGCTCGACCACTTTGTGCGCGCGCTGTCGCACGATATGAACGCCAACTTCATGTTGCTCGACCACTCCTTTCGCGAGCTGCGTCGGTCATACAGCCGGGCGCCGCTCAAGGGCCTGACCGACGGGTTTTCGCACGTAGACGCTTGCCTGAAACAGTCGCGTCGCTTTCTGGAAGACCTCGTCACGTTGGCCCGCACCGGCAGCGTCAGCATGGATCCGGCCCGCGTCGAGCTGGCGAAGCTCGTCGACGAAGTCTTGTTCGAACAGCGAGAGCTGCTCGAAGACCGCCGCGTGCAGGCCGAGCGTGATGGCACGCTGCCGGCCGTCTGGTGCAATGAAGGCCGCGTCAAGCAGGTGATCACCAATCTTCTCCGCAACGCCGTGCGGCACGGCTGCGACAAGCACTCGCCCCAGGTCACCGTGTCGCACATCGCCCCGCGCGACGGCGACGCGCGGTTCGTCTGGCTGACAGTCCACGACAACGGGCCGGGAATACCGGTGGAGTCCCGAGAAGAGATTTTTGTACCGGGGCGGCGCTTGCCCGGTGCCCACGAGTCGGGCAGCGGCATGGGCCTGGCGATTGTCCGCAAGATTGTGGAGCACTACGACGGCAAGGTGTTTGTCGATCCTCAGTGTTCGCAAGGGACGACGTTCGTGGTCATGCTGCCGAGAGGCGAGGCCTAGCCGTCGTCGACGGGCCAAAGCTGCATTTGATCGCGGGCGTGCGGTCCTAATATCCCTTGGGAGGCTTTTTGCTGCGCGGCTTCTTGTTGTTGGCCGCGTTCGGTTCAGCGGCCTTGAGTGCCTGATCGAGCTTCTCGACGACTGACACGTTCGGCGAATGCGTGGCCCGTTCCAGCCGGTCGAGCGTTTCCACACGAACTCCGGCGCGGCTGGCCAACTCGGCTTGCGACCAGCCCAGCGCCCGACGCGATCGGATCAGGTCGCGGGCCAGGATGATACGCGCGGTCTCGATGGCCGGATAGTTGCCGTTCGGCAGAGCTGGGGGCAATTCCGGCTCGATCGGTTCACCCACCAAGCGCGCAAATTCCACTTCGGGCAAGATCACGAAACGTTCGCCG is a genomic window of Pirellulales bacterium containing:
- a CDS encoding HAMP domain-containing sensor histidine kinase produces the protein MLQQTASPVRPRAMSAPPMTVLVADDSRPDRDYLAWQLRRALRPQPTILEAESSAEALSILARRPVDVVLVDYLLPDMNGLDLLSRIVERATGTAVVFMSGQGNERVAAEAIKRGAHDYFVKQSLNGEELGQALRLAVSDGRNDREERASSQRLHRAHHELDHFVRALSHDMNANFMLLDHSFRELRRSYSRAPLKGLTDGFSHVDACLKQSRRFLEDLVTLARTGSVSMDPARVELAKLVDEVLFEQRELLEDRRVQAERDGTLPAVWCNEGRVKQVITNLLRNAVRHGCDKHSPQVTVSHIAPRDGDARFVWLTVHDNGPGIPVESREEIFVPGRRLPGAHESGSGMGLAIVRKIVEHYDGKVFVDPQCSQGTTFVVMLPRGEA
- a CDS encoding helix-turn-helix transcriptional regulator; this encodes MSESPVIQTVTLGGERFVILPEVEFARLVGEPIEPELPPALPNGNYPAIETARIILARDLIRSRRALGWSQAELASRAGVRVETLDRLERATHSPNVSVVEKLDQALKAAEPNAANNKKPRSKKPPKGY
- a CDS encoding ATP-binding protein; its protein translation is MNDRRRLMTLSVSVLTIVSLGAVGITALYLLPLGDRGVAAPVAKNLWLALGSTAVFVFAGATLLLRISQPLLRRLEETERQLRALVVTLEAKAGDLARTNQELDDFTYVASHDLKEPLRGISAYCDILLDEYRDKLDDNGRRMMTTLVDLCGRLSHLIDDLLAFCRAGRTPEATDLDLDEVLDEVLVTLGPAIDARGGRVRRLNRLPVVHGDATLLGMVLQNLISNGLKFNDSASPTVEVEVLDGQRPTIVVRDNGIGIEPRHHEAVFAMFRRLHARNKYEGTGAGLSIARKVVENHGGRMWLESQPGEGSAFFFTLPVAVGAEQKAEKGNCKLQIANCELAISSAQNREAELAAAYVSTPIA
- a CDS encoding dipeptidase, whose protein sequence is MKPHLHLVVSLTLAVACVAIAAGAEPASDKPPVIVTERAWQIHRDSPVFDGHNDLPWRLRDEFGGSLDKCDLSQPQPRLQTDIPRLRRGGVGAQFWSVYVPAETSQSGTALRDTLEQIDLVYQIVARYPETFELALTADDVERIHRQGKIASLIGVEGGHSIQESLGALRQLYKLGARYMTLTHSDTLSWADSATDDAKHGGLTPFGEEVVREMNRLGMLVDISHVSADTMRDALRVSRAPIIASHSSAYAIAPHRRNVPDDVLVGLRDNGGVVMVNFFSGFVVPEAARRRADFLEVRRELKARFPDKADYEAAVERWDNAHPISPGTVRTVVDHIEHIAKVAGIDHVGLGSDYDGVSMVPKQLENVSCYPYLTQELLDRGYDEAAIRKILGGNMLRVLRRAEEVARQPAG
- a CDS encoding DUF4276 family protein; translated protein: METLVRRLSSLKLEVDHDRVSRGDIHAHHGKGQGFFKRALRWMLEARKRGYEALVLVVDEDGQAERVKEMTAAQESSLIAFRRALGIAVRTFDAWMLADEKALSSILGGEIERQPSPEGIHNPKQVCMKLRDECKADLAQSEMYAKLAEAIELPILEQRCARGFAPFAHRVKTL
- a CDS encoding aminoglycoside phosphotransferase family protein — its product is MADEHACRRVLAAYGADCQPLRIEPLASAGGFSGARFWRVSAQAGVLCLRRWPREHPDRQQLEFIQAVLWHVHQEGFGLVPLPLETRTLAGYVCEAGHLWELTPWLPGEADYHRSPSLARLRAAATALAGFHQAAASFPLPHRGPGTAPGLRSRLKRLEVWNDARLVQVSAAITAGDWPEMAERARRLVPLFARAAEAVADVLRQALPIQASLEPCIRDIWHDHVLFVGDEVSGLIDFGALRVDSVATDVARLLGSLCGDDSAAWLEALNAYDSVRPLSSGEALLVTAFDRSNVLLSGMSWLEWIYLEGREFENRAAICERLDANLARLEHLVGQTAFGV
- a CDS encoding ADP-ribosylation factor-directed GTPase activating protein isoform b, yielding MPSTTSLCRPSAVPLAIALLLPTLSGCSDTTSQASHALNDVDATPSAVAALPSLPDDKTLRDRLDNVIELTGKRHMSPQVNNAWQIIHGMLAYGDSLQLNDNGKLVPGIEWLFDGGQMRGWQLVPGEKGLKDVEEPGSKSGEGHDDQWLGYFAQCDVPLDAKINVRGQEFTIHDMVTQAQWDVREGMEATWTLMAFSVYLPLDSKWQARDGSEWSIERLLELECKQDLASSTCGGTHRMYGIASTLNRHLVEGGKLAGIWQVADEKVKQALADAREYQQPDGGFSTNYFQRSSSSADIGLRLNTTGHVLEFVCLAATGDELRQPWVTRAATYLCGLLEETADLPVECGGLYHAVHGLMLYRLRRFGE